One window from the genome of Dyadobacter sp. CECT 9275 encodes:
- a CDS encoding helix-turn-helix domain-containing protein — MANSTISMSKIRQILRMYSQGRSKLWIAEQTGVSRNTAKKYMTTFDASGLTFEQINSLNDKELDDFFGTVKQQPPQDRLLNLQRCFPQIDKELKRTGVTRHMLWEAYKKEFPEGLLIPVLLSSDQMEGPR; from the coding sequence ATGGCCAATTCGACAATCAGCATGAGCAAAATAAGACAGATTTTACGGATGTACAGCCAGGGCCGCAGCAAGCTCTGGATAGCGGAACAGACAGGTGTTTCCCGCAATACCGCTAAGAAGTACATGACCACTTTTGATGCGAGCGGACTTACCTTTGAACAGATCAACAGCCTGAATGATAAAGAGCTGGATGACTTTTTCGGAACGGTTAAACAGCAGCCACCGCAAGACAGATTGTTGAATCTGCAACGTTGTTTTCCGCAAATAGACAAAGAATTAAAACGGACAGGTGTTACCCGTCATATGCTTTGGGAAGCCTATAAAAAGGAATTTCCGGAAGGATTGCTTATACCAGTTTTGCTTTCATCTGACCAAATGGAAGGCCCGCGTTAA